One genomic region from Silvibacterium dinghuense encodes:
- a CDS encoding SDR family NAD(P)-dependent oxidoreductase: MKPYSGKNALVFGGASGIGLVTAQLLQERGAKVTVADLSDPNGDLHGAPWLRCDVREPAQVEAAVQTAADGKNLDWLVYSAGIQHYGTVITTPVEEYDMVQSVNARGAFLAARAAIPRMKAGGAIVIVSSVQALACQDGVAAYAASKGTLEALVRAMAVDHAKDHIRVNSVMPGTVDTPMVRASADSFRGDGPLEEILAEWGSSHPLQRVAQPAEVAQVIAFLLSDEASFLTGSSYRVDGGLLAQLPVRL, from the coding sequence ATGAAGCCATATAGCGGAAAGAATGCGCTCGTCTTTGGAGGGGCCTCAGGGATAGGCCTCGTCACGGCTCAGCTTCTTCAAGAGCGCGGCGCAAAGGTTACAGTGGCAGATCTGAGCGACCCCAACGGAGACCTCCACGGCGCGCCCTGGCTTCGTTGCGACGTCCGGGAGCCCGCACAGGTCGAAGCCGCCGTGCAAACTGCTGCGGACGGAAAAAATCTCGACTGGCTGGTGTACAGCGCGGGGATTCAGCACTACGGAACCGTGATCACAACGCCGGTCGAAGAATATGACATGGTGCAATCCGTGAATGCCCGTGGCGCCTTTCTCGCGGCCCGGGCAGCCATCCCCAGGATGAAAGCAGGCGGCGCCATTGTGATTGTTTCGTCCGTCCAGGCATTGGCCTGTCAGGATGGCGTTGCTGCCTATGCAGCGAGCAAAGGCACGCTTGAGGCGCTGGTACGTGCCATGGCCGTGGATCATGCGAAAGATCACATCCGCGTGAATTCCGTGATGCCGGGAACAGTCGATACACCGATGGTTCGCGCCTCCGCAGATTCCTTCCGTGGAGACGGACCTCTCGAAGAGATACTGGCGGAATGGGGCAGCTCGCATCCGCTGCAGAGAGTGGCGCAGCCTGCAGAAGTGGCGCAGGTCATCGCCTTCCTGCTGAGCGATGAAGCCTCTTTCCTGACCGGGTCCTCCTATCGGGTCGATGGAGGATTACTCGCACAGCTCCCGGTGCGCCTATAG
- a CDS encoding alpha/beta hydrolase: MMLGCGISVASPDTSLPLWAGKVPLATGSAATDTPAIDVYLPAKNPTQTGILVIPGGGYHYLAAPEGEPVAKWLCAHGIAAFVLHYRVAPYHYPAEMLDGQRAVRFIRSRAKDFGIDETRLGVWGFSAGGHMASYLLTHGQEKLPFETADAVDALDPRPNFGILAYPVISMKPGITHSGSHTSLLGDAPAPQVEDELSNELHVTDDSPPVFLFATSDDPVVPVENSVLFYQAYVHHHRPVEMHLFEHGSHGLVLAEHVPGASMWPDLLGAWMTRNGWMAHAEP; this comes from the coding sequence ATGATGTTGGGATGTGGAATCAGCGTCGCTTCACCCGACACAAGCCTGCCTCTCTGGGCAGGCAAAGTCCCCCTGGCAACCGGCTCGGCAGCGACCGACACTCCGGCTATCGATGTGTATCTGCCAGCGAAGAACCCGACACAGACGGGCATTCTTGTCATTCCGGGTGGAGGCTATCACTATCTGGCCGCACCGGAAGGAGAGCCGGTGGCAAAGTGGCTCTGCGCGCATGGTATCGCAGCATTCGTGCTGCATTACCGCGTGGCTCCGTATCACTATCCGGCCGAAATGCTCGATGGACAGAGAGCCGTCCGTTTCATCCGCTCACGCGCTAAGGATTTCGGAATCGACGAGACGCGGCTCGGGGTATGGGGCTTCTCCGCCGGCGGGCACATGGCGTCTTACCTGCTCACGCATGGACAGGAGAAGCTTCCCTTCGAAACAGCCGATGCGGTTGATGCTCTGGACCCACGTCCGAACTTTGGCATCCTTGCCTATCCGGTCATCTCGATGAAGCCCGGCATCACGCACTCCGGTTCGCACACCAGCCTGCTCGGTGATGCACCGGCACCGCAGGTCGAGGATGAGTTATCCAATGAGCTCCACGTGACCGACGATTCACCGCCCGTCTTTCTCTTCGCCACAAGCGATGATCCGGTTGTCCCGGTAGAGAACAGCGTCCTCTTCTATCAAGCATATGTACATCATCATCGCCCCGTGGAAATGCACCTGTTCGAGCACGGGTCTCATGGGCTCGTGCTGGCAGAGCATGTTCCCGGAGCTTCGATGTGGCCAGACCTGCTCGGCGCCTGGATGACTCGCAATGGCTGGATGGCGCACGCAGAGCCATAA
- the uxuA gene encoding mannonate dehydratase, whose protein sequence is MEQTWRWFGPGDRVTLRDAKEAGAEGIVTALHEVPAGEAWPVELIRKRKAEIEAAGLRWSVVESLDVTERIKMRAPGWQRDTENFKTSLLNLAACGIRTVAYNWMPLFSWTRTHLHAPVPGGGFTLRFDALAFAAFDLYLLKRNGAEQEWGEAASQQAQAYFQAMTPHERDELLETILCGLPGGNGRYTLQGVRDLVEQYNGLDASSFREHAGEFLRSVCPVAEELGMRLGVHPDDPPRPLLGLPRIVSTAEDLDWLMAQSALTANGITFCTGALGVRADNDLAAMVHRFLPRIAFFHLRSTQRENTLVKAGSQPLESFFEAAHLEGDADLIGILLEVVKQEQCGECAKLPFRSDHGQELLNDCERAAAPGYPAVGRLRGLAELRGAIRMAERITAKVEHDEAI, encoded by the coding sequence ATGGAGCAGACCTGGCGCTGGTTTGGACCGGGCGATCGAGTCACACTGCGAGACGCGAAAGAGGCAGGCGCGGAGGGCATCGTCACCGCGCTCCATGAAGTTCCCGCCGGCGAAGCATGGCCGGTTGAGCTCATTCGAAAACGCAAAGCGGAGATTGAAGCCGCAGGATTGCGCTGGAGCGTCGTCGAAAGCCTCGACGTCACAGAGCGCATCAAAATGCGCGCCCCGGGATGGCAGCGTGACACGGAAAATTTCAAGACGTCTTTGCTAAACCTGGCCGCCTGCGGCATCCGCACCGTGGCCTATAACTGGATGCCTCTGTTCAGCTGGACGCGAACCCATTTGCACGCGCCCGTGCCCGGTGGAGGCTTTACCCTCCGCTTTGATGCGCTCGCGTTTGCCGCATTCGATCTCTATCTTCTCAAGCGCAACGGAGCAGAGCAGGAGTGGGGAGAAGCGGCCAGTCAACAGGCGCAAGCTTATTTCCAGGCAATGACGCCTCACGAAAGAGATGAGCTCCTTGAAACCATCCTGTGCGGCCTGCCCGGCGGCAATGGCCGCTACACTCTGCAGGGAGTCCGCGATTTGGTCGAGCAATATAACGGCCTGGATGCAAGCAGCTTCCGCGAGCATGCAGGAGAATTCCTGCGATCTGTCTGCCCGGTAGCGGAGGAACTCGGAATGCGATTAGGCGTTCACCCCGATGATCCGCCGAGACCCCTGCTTGGGCTACCTAGGATCGTAAGCACGGCAGAGGATCTGGACTGGCTTATGGCACAGTCTGCACTGACAGCAAATGGAATCACCTTCTGCACAGGCGCTCTCGGAGTAAGAGCAGATAACGATTTGGCTGCCATGGTGCACCGTTTCTTACCGCGCATTGCATTCTTCCACCTCCGCTCGACACAGCGTGAGAACACTCTGGTCAAGGCAGGTAGCCAGCCGCTGGAGAGCTTCTTTGAAGCAGCCCACCTCGAAGGCGATGCGGACCTCATCGGAATCCTGCTTGAGGTTGTGAAACAAGAGCAGTGTGGAGAATGCGCAAAGCTTCCCTTCCGCTCCGATCATGGCCAGGAGCTATTGAATGATTGTGAGCGCGCAGCGGCTCCAGGGTATCCGGCAGTGGGGCGGTTGCGTGGGCTCGCAGAGCTTCGGGGAGCCATACGCATGGCAGAACGCATAACGGCGAAGGTGGAACACGATGAAGCCATATAG
- a CDS encoding carboxypeptidase regulatory-like domain-containing protein, translating into MSIVLMLPAMLQAQTGQGSIGGTVHDAHGAVIPHASIEVTSNATGVQQTTQANDEGAFQVLSLNPGEYSVGISAPGFEQKVMKSVTVAGVGLTSLDILLEVGKANTVVTVNANVDLLTKSESDVTTTVDHKLVLDLPYPERSSLEAALLAPGVEGDTLQPGGISTENPNAYTSYVVPGASIVVGGAPPGTSSVVVDGSDVTQASYARTGVNLSGREVQETTVIVTGLSAKYGRTGGGVIVQSSAAGTKDYHGGVTYRHTDPYFNAFPDGGTTSNALHENYYGFYLGGPVWIPKVYPHRDKTFFFVGVEPARMQNAFGFRGIFPTPDELAGHIHNSLALLNQSILKSSGYAAALAAPRIGAINYQSAVNAAGFPDGPYDASLIRAIPNDDISAQLAQNPFAQYVLSLFPTPSNPGPYIKFDNAQATSQNDGTNATYKRGVNNVDNRYSMRFDQHFSNSDQLFVRYTVIPVVANRFFAVSASNPLTIVPTDSARTHDIAVGYTHVFTNNIVNSFHYSFMRVNQQRLPPPITQNKDFAAAYGLTPATSGYGFPSLGNLNQNGVSYTMQMGTATAAIQADQNFIAGDDVTWTHGQHLFQFGTDIRWIQSNQYDLSGTTGGKYNFLGAQTNNGSSGGAPLATFILGTISAFSNTPVEVPGYYRWRYYAGYFQDDWRVTPHLTINAGLRWELETPRAEKFNNQAYIRLNTPGNLNGLLDTTTAYCFSDACGNPRTLWPINYKGFEPRLGFAYSPNERMTVRAAYTLQRLPLTGYENIPDPDFNVSSQAVGGQSGGVTPNSTVNYITNPVGALTSAYTALNGNRGPILYSTGLAPVFVSQSSAVPYTQSWSFTVQYQPAPLTLLQATYNGSKGTHLIGPFTNALNTPTLGTLIEAIQSHQNLGASSPNAYGITQNGALVSETNLQRLNPYQNFYNQALPEIYPRGGTMEYNGFYLSVNQRFGYGLSLLANYTWSKTMDDVPDTNTGANSGGFGSAVLQNPYNPKAEWSVSSFDQPSRLKLGYTYELPLGRGKWLDTHNGFLNQVIGNISTAGIATYADGLPTPVTLGTVGYFVSVTPTGTNGCTATGTAKYCTASALPSGYTLRPNLVPGAHLINKNWKKNALNSNFTPYLNPDAFAVPGTLNNPALGNAPRLLAGARSPREALFDMQFSKGVAFGERYHLNLNATFSNVFNHPVYYGANHVLDGSITTSNVTGTVTPNPSASFGQFNQSQTAGMSRIIRIGGEFTF; encoded by the coding sequence ATGAGCATTGTCTTGATGTTGCCGGCGATGCTCCAGGCACAAACAGGGCAGGGCTCGATTGGAGGCACGGTGCACGATGCGCATGGTGCGGTCATTCCCCATGCCTCGATCGAAGTCACCAGCAACGCGACCGGCGTACAGCAGACAACGCAGGCAAATGACGAAGGAGCCTTCCAGGTGCTTTCGTTGAATCCCGGCGAGTACAGCGTGGGGATATCGGCACCTGGCTTCGAGCAGAAGGTGATGAAGTCAGTCACGGTAGCCGGTGTGGGACTCACCTCACTCGATATTTTGCTCGAGGTTGGCAAGGCGAACACCGTAGTGACTGTGAATGCGAATGTCGACCTGCTGACCAAGAGCGAGTCGGATGTTACGACGACCGTGGATCATAAGCTCGTTCTGGATCTCCCCTACCCGGAACGCAGTTCGCTCGAGGCTGCGCTGCTCGCTCCCGGTGTGGAGGGAGATACGTTGCAGCCGGGCGGAATTTCAACGGAAAATCCGAATGCCTATACCAGCTATGTGGTGCCTGGCGCCAGCATCGTGGTAGGCGGCGCGCCTCCTGGAACCAGCTCAGTGGTTGTGGACGGCTCGGATGTAACGCAGGCCAGTTACGCGCGTACGGGTGTGAATCTCTCCGGACGCGAAGTACAGGAAACAACCGTGATCGTGACCGGGCTCTCGGCGAAGTATGGCCGCACGGGCGGAGGCGTTATTGTGCAGAGCAGCGCTGCCGGCACAAAGGATTATCACGGCGGGGTGACATATCGTCATACCGATCCTTACTTCAATGCCTTTCCTGACGGCGGTACCACGAGCAATGCGCTGCATGAAAACTACTACGGGTTCTATCTCGGCGGACCTGTTTGGATTCCCAAAGTGTATCCGCATCGGGATAAGACTTTCTTCTTCGTCGGTGTTGAGCCGGCCCGTATGCAGAACGCCTTTGGCTTTCGCGGTATCTTCCCCACGCCGGATGAACTCGCGGGCCATATCCATAACTCGCTGGCATTGTTAAATCAGAGCATCCTGAAATCTTCCGGCTATGCCGCGGCTCTTGCTGCCCCGCGTATCGGCGCTATCAATTATCAGTCCGCAGTGAATGCGGCTGGCTTTCCTGATGGCCCTTACGATGCTTCTCTGATCCGTGCCATCCCGAATGACGATATTTCGGCTCAGCTGGCGCAGAACCCCTTTGCGCAATATGTTCTTTCGTTGTTCCCGACGCCGAGCAATCCTGGTCCATATATAAAGTTCGACAATGCTCAGGCGACTTCGCAGAATGACGGCACGAATGCGACCTATAAGCGCGGTGTCAACAATGTGGATAATCGCTACTCCATGCGTTTCGACCAGCATTTCAGCAATTCAGATCAGCTCTTTGTCCGCTATACGGTAATTCCAGTTGTCGCAAACCGGTTCTTTGCTGTTTCCGCGTCGAATCCGCTGACGATCGTGCCTACGGATTCGGCACGGACCCACGATATCGCCGTGGGCTATACGCATGTCTTCACGAATAACATTGTCAACTCCTTTCATTATTCGTTCATGCGAGTGAATCAACAGCGTCTGCCTCCTCCTATCACGCAGAACAAGGATTTCGCCGCAGCTTATGGCCTGACTCCGGCTACTTCGGGATATGGCTTTCCCAGTCTCGGCAATCTGAACCAGAATGGCGTGTCTTACACCATGCAGATGGGGACTGCGACTGCGGCCATCCAGGCGGACCAGAACTTTATCGCCGGGGACGATGTTACATGGACGCATGGGCAGCATCTCTTCCAGTTCGGCACAGACATTCGCTGGATTCAGTCGAACCAGTACGATCTCAGCGGAACCACAGGCGGAAAATATAACTTCCTTGGCGCACAGACGAACAATGGATCTTCCGGTGGTGCGCCTCTGGCCACATTCATTCTCGGTACCATCTCGGCCTTCAGCAATACTCCGGTAGAAGTTCCCGGATACTATCGCTGGCGCTACTATGCGGGGTACTTCCAGGATGACTGGCGCGTAACGCCGCATCTCACCATCAATGCCGGCCTGCGCTGGGAGCTAGAGACGCCGCGCGCAGAGAAGTTCAATAACCAGGCCTATATCCGTCTGAATACGCCGGGTAATCTCAACGGCCTTCTGGATACGACCACGGCCTATTGCTTCTCGGATGCATGCGGAAACCCTCGCACGCTCTGGCCGATCAACTACAAGGGCTTTGAGCCACGGCTGGGTTTTGCCTACTCGCCGAATGAGCGTATGACGGTGCGGGCAGCATACACGCTGCAGCGTTTGCCGCTCACCGGGTATGAGAATATTCCTGACCCGGATTTCAATGTGTCCTCTCAGGCTGTTGGTGGCCAGAGCGGTGGTGTCACTCCGAATTCCACGGTCAACTACATTACCAATCCGGTGGGTGCGCTCACCTCTGCCTATACCGCGCTGAACGGTAATCGTGGACCGATTCTTTACTCCACGGGGCTGGCTCCTGTGTTCGTTTCGCAGAGCAGTGCTGTTCCTTATACGCAGAGCTGGTCGTTTACGGTGCAATATCAGCCTGCTCCGCTGACTCTTCTTCAGGCTACATACAACGGTAGCAAGGGTACGCATCTGATCGGGCCGTTTACGAATGCACTCAATACCCCGACGCTCGGTACCCTGATTGAGGCGATCCAGAGCCATCAGAATCTTGGGGCTTCATCGCCGAATGCTTATGGCATTACGCAGAATGGCGCTCTGGTCTCGGAGACTAATCTGCAGCGGCTGAATCCTTACCAGAATTTCTACAATCAGGCGCTTCCGGAGATTTATCCGCGCGGCGGCACGATGGAGTACAACGGCTTTTATCTCAGCGTGAACCAGCGTTTCGGCTATGGGCTCTCACTGCTTGCTAACTACACATGGTCGAAGACCATGGATGATGTTCCGGATACCAATACTGGAGCTAACTCTGGGGGGTTCGGCTCCGCGGTACTGCAGAATCCCTACAATCCGAAGGCGGAGTGGTCTGTGTCGAGCTTCGATCAGCCCAGCCGCCTTAAGCTCGGATACACCTATGAGCTGCCCCTGGGCCGTGGAAAGTGGCTCGATACGCACAATGGATTTCTCAACCAGGTTATCGGGAATATCTCGACGGCTGGCATCGCCACATATGCTGACGGACTGCCTACGCCCGTCACGCTGGGAACCGTGGGCTATTTTGTTTCTGTCACCCCTACAGGCACGAATGGCTGCACGGCCACCGGTACCGCGAAGTATTGCACGGCCAGTGCATTGCCCTCTGGTTACACGCTGCGCCCCAATCTCGTTCCGGGCGCTCACCTGATCAATAAGAACTGGAAGAAAAATGCCTTGAATTCGAACTTCACGCCGTATCTCAATCCGGATGCATTTGCGGTTCCGGGCACGCTGAACAATCCGGCTCTCGGTAATGCACCGCGCCTGCTGGCCGGGGCGCGCAGCCCGCGCGAGGCTCTCTTCGATATGCAATTCAGCAAGGGGGTGGCATTCGGCGAGCGTTATCATCTCAACCTCAATGCCACCTTCAGCAATGTCTTCAATCATCCGGTATATTACGGCGCGAACCACGTGCTCGACGGATCGATTACGACCTCTAATGTCACGGGAACAGTGACACCCAACCCCTCGGCGAGCTTTGGCCAGTTCAACCAGTCGCAGACCGCGGGTATGTCTCGCATCATTCGCATCGGTGGAGAATTCACCTTCTAG
- a CDS encoding SMP-30/gluconolactonase/LRE family protein: MDVTSGKVREISCVVSAHDICGEGVVWHPEEDALYWTDINRRLLHRYRLADTRFETWQFEQPVTAVALTSNPALILVVLGGSIILWDTTACCSVATLFQLPAWPGVRCNDARVGPDGMLWFGTMQNNVRSDGGSVEITDYLGELLSLERSGKTCVWHSGMGIMNTVAWSPSGERLFFGDTLRNCIYSSDFYCTSSTISAPALFAEGFLRGLPDGSAMDADGYLWNCRYGGGCIVRFAPDGALAEVIDTSVKNPTTCAFGGPDYKTLYFTSAAASEDGEAAPGGALFCLEVEVPGLPSYRFEL, from the coding sequence ATGGATGTGACTTCCGGCAAGGTTCGTGAGATTTCCTGTGTGGTTTCAGCCCATGATATTTGCGGCGAGGGCGTGGTCTGGCATCCGGAAGAAGATGCCTTGTACTGGACCGATATCAACCGGCGTCTTCTGCATCGCTACAGGCTCGCGGATACACGCTTTGAGACGTGGCAGTTTGAGCAGCCGGTGACGGCTGTGGCGCTTACTTCCAACCCTGCGCTCATCCTCGTCGTGCTCGGGGGGAGCATCATTCTCTGGGATACAACTGCCTGCTGTTCCGTGGCCACGCTCTTCCAACTGCCTGCGTGGCCGGGAGTGCGATGCAACGATGCCCGGGTCGGTCCGGATGGAATGCTCTGGTTCGGCACGATGCAAAACAATGTCCGAAGCGATGGCGGCAGCGTGGAGATTACCGACTATCTTGGCGAGTTGCTTTCGCTCGAGCGCAGCGGCAAGACCTGTGTATGGCACAGCGGCATGGGGATCATGAATACCGTGGCCTGGTCGCCCAGTGGAGAGCGCCTCTTCTTCGGAGATACACTGCGCAATTGTATCTATAGCTCGGATTTCTATTGCACTTCGAGCACGATCTCTGCACCTGCTCTCTTTGCCGAAGGCTTTCTTCGCGGCCTGCCCGATGGTTCTGCTATGGATGCGGACGGATATCTATGGAATTGCAGATATGGCGGAGGCTGCATCGTCCGTTTCGCACCGGACGGCGCGCTAGCGGAGGTGATCGATACGTCGGTGAAGAATCCGACGACCTGTGCTTTCGGTGGTCCTGATTACAAGACGTTGTACTTTACCTCGGCTGCCGCCTCGGAGGATGGCGAGGCGGCGCCAGGTGGTGCGCTTTTCTGTTTGGAGGTAGAGGTTCCCGGCCTTCCAAGTTATCGGTTCGAGTTATAG
- a CDS encoding substrate-binding domain-containing protein yields the protein MTKHDSVEPEEGSRRKRSYTIQSVVRAVDILNAFTTTSEILDLRVVAARTGLHKATAFRLLETLVETRMLERAGKQGYRSSIQVSRSRRFRIGYASQSNLLPFTATVTDGLVVAANAANVDLLIANNEFSPRIALQNADKFIAEKVDLVVDSQINVAVAAQIAAKFSDARIPFIALDIPHPGAVYFGADNYKAGRMAGRHLAKWATRHWKANPEQLILLGVDVAGSLLNARLTGIVDGIGELLPGGRNLPTHHYDTKGGQFEATLDLVRKHLRRKRPERALVGAVNDSTALAALQAFREAGLERACAIAGQDGSLAAREEMRRSSSRLVCSVAYFPETYGAQIIQLALDILRRKPVAPAVFVQHELLTPENVNKIYPNDAWMKRAPDRV from the coding sequence ATGACAAAACATGACAGCGTAGAGCCGGAAGAAGGTTCACGACGCAAGCGTTCCTACACCATCCAGTCCGTGGTGCGTGCCGTGGATATCCTCAACGCCTTCACAACTACGTCGGAGATTCTCGATCTCCGCGTGGTGGCTGCGCGTACCGGCCTGCACAAGGCCACGGCGTTTCGCCTGCTGGAAACTCTGGTGGAGACGCGCATGCTCGAGCGCGCGGGCAAGCAGGGCTATCGTTCCTCGATCCAGGTCTCGCGTTCGCGGCGTTTCCGGATCGGCTACGCCTCGCAGAGCAACCTGCTTCCATTTACGGCAACTGTCACGGATGGCCTGGTGGTGGCGGCGAATGCTGCCAATGTGGATCTTCTGATTGCGAATAACGAATTCAGCCCGAGGATTGCGCTCCAGAACGCGGATAAATTCATCGCGGAAAAAGTGGATCTGGTGGTGGACTCGCAAATTAATGTGGCCGTGGCAGCGCAGATTGCCGCCAAATTTTCCGATGCGCGTATTCCATTTATCGCGCTCGATATTCCTCATCCTGGAGCTGTCTACTTTGGCGCGGATAACTATAAAGCGGGCCGCATGGCAGGACGCCATCTGGCGAAATGGGCGACACGCCACTGGAAGGCCAATCCGGAGCAATTGATTCTTCTTGGTGTGGATGTTGCCGGCTCGCTTCTAAATGCGCGGCTCACCGGTATTGTCGATGGCATTGGTGAATTGCTTCCCGGAGGCCGCAACCTTCCTACGCATCATTACGATACGAAGGGTGGCCAATTTGAAGCCACACTCGATCTGGTGCGTAAGCACCTGCGCCGCAAGCGGCCCGAGCGAGCGCTGGTTGGTGCAGTGAACGACTCCACCGCGCTGGCTGCGCTGCAGGCCTTTCGCGAGGCAGGCCTCGAGCGGGCCTGCGCGATTGCAGGCCAGGATGGCAGCCTTGCGGCCAGGGAAGAAATGCGGCGCTCTTCCTCGCGCCTGGTCTGTTCCGTGGCCTATTTTCCTGAAACCTACGGCGCGCAGATTATTCAGCTGGCTCTCGATATTCTCAGGCGTAAGCCAGTAGCTCCCGCGGTCTTCGTGCAGCACGAACTCCTCACTCCGGAGAATGTGAACAAGATTTATCCGAATGATGCGTGGATGAAGCGAGCCCCGGATCGCGTTTGA
- a CDS encoding GH92 family glycosyl hydrolase encodes MRATVLLWVLSGTCAALAQSHPGNGDPYSLVDPHIGTSYDGQTYPVVGMPFGMTGWTPETQATENKCLSPYYYKDSHITGFRGSHWLSGSCTQDYGSVTLMPVVGDLKVAPSARASRFSHDSEVMSPAYYSVLLEDYQTKVELTGTTRAGMLRITYPAAGVRHLVVQPNVRAGQGFVEVRPDRHEIVGYNPVVRIYQGAGKSAGFSGYFALRYQEKAADFGTWCGKDVSQHALKTKIPCTQPGAFVTFAGNASSPVLVKIGTSFTSVEEAEKNLDAEEQGWNFDEVQQETEKAWKHLLGRIEIEGGTPEERTVFYTALFHASLAPRMVSDVDGSYRGFAQEGKLHRTAGGSAYYDDFSLWDTFRALHPLLTILEPQRDQQMVQSLIDKGEQGGFLPIFPTWNSYTSEMIGDHAAPVIVDAYAKGLRDFDVAAAYRLIRQNAFVTPPRVQYVDGKGRRALTSYMRYGFVPLEDEVLDAFHHREQVSRTLEYAYDDSVVAQFAEALGHTEDADVLRKRSANWRRVFDPSTGFVRGRYANGNWITPFDPSKPVPYITEGLPWQYTFFVPQDISGLIQASGGAATFIEKLDGLFDKGLYDQGNEPSHGIAYLYNYAGTPWKTQERVRQIMLANFHGGPDGLPGNDDAGQMSAWYVLSAMGFYPECPGTPMYSIGSPLFTRIVIHQDNGKNFTILAPGSSARSLYVRSVQRDGVQLLTYEFRHEDIVNGSTLTFEMSAEPNKTTMGPVHGK; translated from the coding sequence ATGCGAGCGACTGTGCTTTTGTGGGTGCTGAGCGGAACATGTGCGGCATTGGCTCAGTCGCATCCAGGAAACGGCGATCCATACTCACTGGTCGATCCGCACATCGGTACTTCGTACGATGGCCAGACTTATCCGGTGGTGGGCATGCCCTTCGGCATGACAGGCTGGACCCCGGAGACACAGGCTACGGAAAATAAGTGCCTGTCCCCCTACTATTACAAAGACAGCCATATCACTGGATTTCGCGGCAGCCACTGGTTGAGCGGCAGCTGCACCCAGGACTACGGCAGCGTCACGCTGATGCCTGTGGTGGGAGACCTCAAGGTCGCCCCCTCGGCGCGCGCTTCCCGTTTTTCTCATGATTCTGAGGTGATGTCGCCTGCCTATTACTCCGTGTTACTCGAGGACTATCAGACGAAGGTCGAGCTGACGGGTACAACTCGGGCAGGAATGTTGAGGATTACGTATCCTGCAGCGGGAGTTCGGCACCTGGTGGTGCAGCCGAATGTAAGAGCGGGGCAGGGATTCGTAGAAGTAAGACCGGATCGGCATGAGATTGTCGGTTATAACCCTGTGGTGCGCATCTATCAGGGAGCGGGAAAGTCTGCGGGCTTCAGCGGATATTTTGCCCTGCGCTATCAGGAGAAGGCTGCTGATTTCGGGACATGGTGCGGCAAAGACGTATCGCAGCATGCATTGAAAACGAAGATACCCTGCACGCAGCCGGGGGCCTTTGTCACCTTTGCAGGGAATGCATCGTCACCCGTTCTCGTCAAAATAGGTACGTCGTTCACGAGCGTGGAGGAAGCAGAGAAGAACCTGGATGCGGAAGAGCAGGGATGGAATTTTGACGAAGTTCAGCAGGAAACAGAAAAGGCCTGGAAGCATCTGCTGGGAAGGATTGAGATCGAGGGAGGAACGCCGGAAGAACGGACCGTCTTCTACACCGCGCTCTTCCATGCCTCACTCGCGCCGCGAATGGTCAGCGATGTCGATGGAAGCTATCGCGGCTTTGCTCAGGAGGGCAAGCTGCATCGTACCGCAGGCGGTTCTGCGTATTACGATGACTTCTCGCTCTGGGATACCTTCCGCGCACTTCATCCCCTGCTGACTATTCTTGAGCCGCAGCGCGACCAGCAGATGGTGCAGAGCCTGATCGACAAGGGTGAGCAGGGAGGCTTTCTCCCTATCTTTCCTACATGGAACAGCTATACCTCGGAGATGATCGGCGATCATGCTGCGCCGGTCATCGTGGATGCTTACGCCAAGGGGCTGCGCGACTTTGACGTTGCAGCGGCTTATCGCCTTATCCGGCAGAATGCTTTTGTAACTCCGCCGCGGGTTCAGTATGTGGATGGCAAGGGGCGCCGCGCGCTCACCTCTTACATGCGATATGGCTTCGTTCCGCTCGAGGATGAAGTGCTCGATGCCTTCCATCATCGGGAGCAGGTCTCTCGCACGCTGGAATATGCGTATGACGATTCCGTAGTCGCTCAGTTTGCCGAAGCGCTGGGACATACGGAAGATGCCGATGTGTTGCGCAAGCGTTCGGCGAACTGGAGAAGAGTCTTCGATCCGTCGACAGGCTTTGTACGCGGACGTTACGCCAACGGAAACTGGATTACGCCCTTCGATCCATCGAAGCCGGTGCCGTATATCACCGAGGGCCTTCCGTGGCAGTACACCTTCTTTGTGCCGCAGGATATTTCAGGGTTGATTCAGGCCAGCGGCGGAGCGGCGACATTTATCGAAAAGCTGGATGGGCTGTTCGATAAGGGACTTTACGATCAAGGGAACGAGCCGAGTCATGGCATCGCCTATCTGTATAACTATGCCGGAACTCCGTGGAAGACGCAGGAGCGCGTGCGCCAGATCATGCTTGCGAACTTTCACGGAGGCCCAGATGGGCTCCCGGGCAACGACGATGCCGGGCAGATGTCTGCCTGGTATGTGTTGAGTGCGATGGGCTTCTATCCGGAATGTCCCGGCACACCTATGTATAGCATCGGCTCTCCGCTCTTCACTCGTATCGTGATTCATCAGGACAATGGGAAAAACTTTACGATCCTCGCGCCTGGCAGTTCTGCGCGCAGTTTGTATGTCCGTTCTGTGCAGCGGGATGGCGTCCAGCTGCTCACGTATGAATTTCGTCACGAAGATATCGTGAATGGTTCCACGCTTACGTTTGAGATGAGTGCGGAGCCGAACAAAACAACAATGGGACCTGTTCATGGCAAATAA